The following are encoded together in the Pseudodesulfovibrio indicus genome:
- the xerD gene encoding site-specific tyrosine recombinase XerD has product MAQGDNSKKSSDSSHPWVDRYLEHLLIEKGLSENSLTSYANDLTSLLSFLGEKDFELKDLSDKTLFLYLTHLRARGLKSRSLARHLSSLRGFFAFAMDEKWYKEDPGQLLENPKLPRKLPEFLTREEISRVLALPDTATPLGMRDKVMLELLYAAGLRVSELIQMKVLDYDGQVGMLKVFGKGSKDRLIPIHYLAQDWLNRYLEFTRPGFKPRENFMFLNRSGKGLTRQGVWKLIKKYAEAAGIRRSISPHTFRHSFATHLLEGGADLRTVQILLGHADISATEIYTHVESNRLRNLHRQFHPRSTM; this is encoded by the coding sequence ATGGCGCAAGGTGATAACAGCAAAAAATCCTCTGATTCCAGCCATCCCTGGGTGGACAGGTACCTTGAGCACCTGTTGATCGAGAAGGGATTGTCGGAAAACAGCCTGACCAGCTACGCCAACGACCTGACCTCCCTGCTCTCCTTCCTGGGGGAGAAGGACTTCGAGTTGAAGGACCTGTCCGACAAGACCCTCTTCCTGTACCTGACCCACCTGCGCGCCAGGGGGCTCAAGAGCCGGTCCCTGGCCCGCCACCTCTCCTCCCTGCGCGGGTTCTTCGCCTTCGCCATGGACGAGAAATGGTACAAGGAAGACCCCGGCCAGTTGCTGGAGAATCCCAAGCTCCCGCGCAAGCTGCCGGAATTCCTGACCCGCGAGGAAATAAGCCGGGTACTCGCCCTGCCCGACACGGCCACCCCGCTCGGCATGCGCGACAAGGTCATGCTGGAGCTGCTCTACGCCGCCGGGCTGCGGGTTTCGGAGCTGATCCAGATGAAGGTCCTGGACTACGACGGACAGGTGGGCATGCTCAAGGTCTTCGGCAAGGGTTCCAAGGACCGGCTGATCCCCATCCACTACCTGGCCCAGGATTGGCTGAACCGCTACCTGGAGTTCACCCGCCCCGGCTTCAAGCCGCGCGAGAACTTCATGTTCCTGAACCGTTCGGGCAAGGGGCTGACCCGCCAGGGGGTCTGGAAGCTGATCAAGAAATACGCCGAGGCGGCGGGCATACGGCGGTCCATCTCCCCGCACACCTTCCGCCACTCCTTCGCCACCCACCTGCTGGAGGGCGGCGCGGACCTGCGGACCGTGCAGATCCTGCTGGGGCACGCCGACATCAGCGCCACCGAGATCTATACCCACGTGGAGTCCAACCGGCTCAGGAACCTGCACCGCCAGTTCCATCCGCGATCAACCATGTGA
- a CDS encoding LL-diaminopimelate aminotransferase: MSEFKLADRLSALPPYLFAAIDKAKAEVAAKGMDIISLGIGDPDLPTPDFIIEALYASAKKAANHRYPDYVGMLAYRQAVADWYKQRFDVDLDPKTEVVSLIGSKEGIAHFPLAYVNPGDTVLVATPNYPVYGIATQFAGGVVEYLPLVEENDFLVDLDAISNDTWAKAKMIFVCYPNNPTAATATKPFYEKLIEKAKEFDVIVVSDAAYTEIYYDPDNKPISIFECEGAKDVCIEFHSLSKTYNMTGWRVGMAVGNQSLIAGLGKIKENVDSGIFQAVQEAGIAALRDGEPFAENFRAIYKERRDVVSAALTKIGIKHRIPDASFYLWCNTPEGYKSSEFVTNVLKQTGVVLTPGNGFGTPGEGYFRISLTVNNDKLEEAVSRISKL, translated from the coding sequence ATGTCTGAATTCAAGCTGGCCGACCGTCTTTCGGCCCTGCCTCCGTATCTTTTCGCCGCCATTGACAAGGCCAAGGCCGAAGTGGCCGCCAAGGGCATGGACATCATCAGCCTCGGCATCGGCGACCCGGACCTGCCCACCCCGGACTTCATCATCGAAGCCCTGTACGCGAGCGCCAAGAAGGCCGCCAACCACCGATATCCCGACTACGTCGGCATGCTGGCCTACCGCCAGGCCGTTGCGGACTGGTACAAGCAGCGCTTCGACGTGGACCTTGACCCCAAGACCGAGGTGGTCAGCCTGATCGGCTCCAAGGAGGGCATCGCCCACTTCCCGCTGGCCTACGTCAACCCCGGCGACACCGTGCTGGTGGCCACTCCGAACTATCCCGTCTACGGCATCGCCACCCAGTTCGCGGGCGGTGTGGTTGAGTACCTGCCCCTGGTCGAGGAGAACGACTTCCTGGTCGACCTGGACGCCATCAGCAACGACACCTGGGCCAAAGCCAAGATGATCTTCGTCTGCTACCCGAACAACCCGACCGCGGCCACGGCGACCAAGCCCTTCTATGAGAAGCTCATCGAGAAGGCCAAGGAATTCGACGTGATCGTCGTCTCCGACGCCGCCTACACCGAAATTTACTACGATCCGGACAACAAGCCCATCTCCATCTTCGAATGCGAGGGCGCCAAGGATGTCTGCATCGAGTTCCATTCCCTGTCCAAGACCTACAACATGACCGGCTGGCGCGTGGGCATGGCCGTGGGCAACCAGTCCCTGATCGCGGGACTGGGCAAGATCAAGGAAAACGTGGACTCCGGCATCTTCCAGGCCGTCCAGGAGGCGGGCATCGCCGCCCTGCGCGACGGCGAGCCGTTCGCCGAGAACTTCCGCGCCATCTACAAGGAGCGCAGGGACGTGGTCAGCGCCGCCCTGACCAAGATCGGCATCAAGCACCGCATCCCCGACGCCTCCTTCTACCTCTGGTGCAACACCCCGGAAGGGTACAAGTCCTCGGAATTCGTAACCAACGTTCTGAAGCAGACCGGCGTGGTCCTGACCCCCGGCAACGGCTTCGGCACCCCCGGAGAAGGGTACTTCCGCATCTCCCTGACCGTAAACAACGACAAGCTCGAGGAGGCCGTATCCCGAATTTCGAAACTGTGA
- the folK gene encoding 2-amino-4-hydroxy-6-hydroxymethyldihydropteridine diphosphokinase: MICYVSLGSNVGDTEDNIHEALVLLEDYGDDIRLKKVSEYYETEPQGEIKDQPWFTNQVVELEIDAEIWSPPGFLSTCTAIEAKMGRTRAVPGGPRPLDMDIIAWGDVEMDMSFLTLPHPRAKERAFVLVPLKEIAPDYVFPDGTTIDQALSAIEYRMEGRKIWQDS; this comes from the coding sequence GTGATCTGCTACGTGAGCCTCGGCTCGAACGTGGGAGACACCGAAGACAACATCCATGAGGCCCTGGTCCTGCTTGAAGACTACGGCGACGACATCCGTCTGAAAAAGGTCTCGGAATACTACGAGACCGAGCCGCAGGGAGAGATCAAGGACCAGCCCTGGTTCACCAACCAGGTGGTGGAGCTCGAAATCGACGCCGAGATATGGTCGCCGCCGGGCTTCCTGTCCACCTGCACGGCCATCGAGGCCAAGATGGGCCGCACCAGGGCCGTGCCCGGAGGCCCCAGGCCCCTGGACATGGACATCATCGCCTGGGGCGACGTGGAAATGGACATGAGCTTCCTGACCTTGCCGCATCCGCGCGCCAAGGAAAGGGCGTTCGTGCTCGTTCCGCTCAAGGAAATCGCCCCCGACTACGTCTTTCCCGACGGCACGACCATCGACCAGGCGCTTTCCGCCATCGAGTACCGTATGGAAGGCCGGAAGATCTGGCAGGATTCCTAA
- a CDS encoding transcriptional regulator: MLKFVVIAAALFLVYKLFMGDKRKKDMQQEKVVKQKVASGEMVKDPVCGTYVKNDGDIRVREGEKVHIFCSYECRDKYLKQIGASIPKKEES, encoded by the coding sequence ATGCTCAAATTCGTGGTCATCGCAGCGGCATTGTTCCTTGTCTACAAGCTCTTCATGGGCGACAAGCGCAAGAAGGACATGCAACAGGAAAAGGTCGTCAAGCAGAAGGTGGCCTCCGGTGAAATGGTCAAGGACCCCGTCTGCGGGACCTACGTCAAGAACGACGGCGACATCCGTGTCCGGGAAGGGGAGAAGGTCCACATCTTCTGTTCCTACGAATGCCGCGACAAATACCTGAAGCAGATAGGAGCCAGCATCCCCAAGAAAGAGGAAAGCTAG
- a CDS encoding tetratricopeptide repeat protein, which produces MRFNAVHPVLAAVLILALAAPGLAQDKQTFQQWLEHYEAWDRLEKEYARESAAEAPEAILKRAQVYLNLNSPDKALEIIEMTPAFDGELEARRLWLGGQAYRGLGDLTKAVLWYTQASKFMTDDEIKRRFGSEPSLDTIWHDVWLKMYWSYNANHTLTRDSQKEALDLVLSVGRKVWDNEFWNQVSSHINPGQSADDAKTPNQAVSPAVPLVSTEDTQRIAQAMAAISLEKFEDASLLVSDLPQEALLSFWNSILTFLQTGNPPENLNVFLEGNYLKANAFWAGNLLAPYSKSRAEWFLGNPDSAAWTQFRNNLLTMSPADADKAIENELGSMLISEQTSTLLRNFKLALSLSNGDFETASTTWNSINKSTLPICLRLAGVLAFKEHLNKVLPESPAQAYALYPILTALSGAGGQEAHPQTEAPFWTAAPADQLQTLSTAQYPLDRLLLLAYWQQRFAKEPSVALAKRAAYLFDDSSFGINGLLYLADDAVKAKRLQLGAFYLNRIDEPALPANLQMAWLDAKTRLELESGRQATALETYQKMTATGEPIPVMTRLRMALLYQQRREYETAQKELLAMWDARATMTTALQAETLFWLGEGEQAMRNPDKALDYYLKLAWQYPGENIWALTAMYRASLIYEKRGKYETAKRLLTTVVRNAARKEQKEAAQARIEAINNKMGKPEAGAEDALVYPF; this is translated from the coding sequence ATGAGATTCAACGCCGTCCATCCCGTTTTGGCCGCTGTCCTGATCCTGGCCCTGGCCGCTCCCGGTCTGGCCCAGGATAAACAGACCTTTCAGCAATGGCTCGAGCACTACGAGGCCTGGGACCGGCTGGAAAAGGAATACGCCCGGGAATCCGCCGCCGAAGCCCCCGAGGCTATCCTCAAGCGCGCCCAGGTCTATCTCAACCTCAACTCTCCCGATAAAGCACTTGAAATCATTGAAATGACGCCCGCTTTTGACGGCGAACTCGAAGCCCGGCGACTGTGGCTCGGAGGCCAGGCCTATCGCGGCCTCGGCGACCTGACCAAGGCCGTGCTCTGGTACACCCAGGCCTCCAAGTTCATGACCGACGACGAGATCAAGCGCCGTTTCGGGTCCGAACCGTCCCTGGACACCATCTGGCACGACGTATGGCTCAAGATGTACTGGTCGTACAACGCCAACCACACCCTTACCAGGGACTCCCAGAAGGAAGCCCTTGACCTGGTTTTGTCCGTGGGGCGCAAGGTCTGGGATAACGAGTTCTGGAACCAGGTGTCTTCCCACATCAATCCCGGTCAGTCGGCCGACGATGCCAAGACGCCGAACCAGGCGGTGTCTCCCGCCGTTCCCCTGGTCAGTACCGAAGACACCCAGCGCATCGCCCAGGCCATGGCCGCCATTTCCCTTGAAAAATTCGAAGACGCTTCGCTCCTCGTCAGCGACCTGCCCCAGGAAGCCTTGCTTTCCTTCTGGAACTCGATCCTGACCTTCCTTCAAACAGGCAACCCGCCGGAAAACCTGAATGTATTCCTTGAAGGAAACTATCTCAAGGCGAACGCCTTCTGGGCGGGAAATCTGCTGGCCCCCTATTCCAAATCCCGGGCCGAATGGTTCCTGGGCAACCCCGACTCCGCCGCCTGGACCCAGTTCCGCAACAACCTGCTGACCATGTCTCCGGCCGACGCCGACAAGGCCATCGAAAACGAACTCGGCTCCATGCTCATTTCCGAGCAGACCTCGACCCTGCTGCGCAATTTCAAGCTCGCGCTTTCCCTGTCCAACGGCGACTTTGAGACTGCTTCAACCACCTGGAATTCAATTAACAAATCAACCCTTCCCATCTGTCTCAGACTGGCCGGCGTGCTCGCCTTCAAGGAGCACTTGAACAAAGTTCTGCCCGAATCTCCGGCCCAGGCCTATGCGCTCTACCCGATCCTGACCGCCCTTTCCGGCGCAGGCGGGCAGGAAGCGCATCCCCAGACCGAGGCCCCCTTCTGGACAGCCGCCCCCGCCGACCAGTTGCAGACCCTTTCCACGGCCCAGTACCCCCTGGACCGCCTGTTGCTCCTGGCCTACTGGCAGCAGCGTTTCGCCAAGGAGCCGTCCGTGGCGCTGGCCAAGCGGGCCGCCTATCTGTTCGACGACTCCTCGTTCGGCATCAACGGGCTGCTCTACCTCGCGGACGACGCGGTCAAGGCCAAGCGGCTCCAGCTCGGCGCGTTCTACCTGAACCGCATCGACGAACCCGCCCTGCCCGCCAACCTCCAAATGGCCTGGCTCGATGCCAAGACCCGGCTGGAGCTGGAATCCGGCAGGCAGGCCACCGCCCTGGAAACCTATCAGAAGATGACCGCCACGGGCGAACCGATCCCGGTCATGACCCGGCTGCGTATGGCCCTGCTCTACCAGCAGCGGCGCGAATACGAGACCGCGCAGAAGGAATTGCTGGCCATGTGGGACGCCCGCGCGACCATGACCACCGCACTCCAGGCCGAGACCCTGTTCTGGCTGGGCGAGGGCGAACAGGCCATGCGCAATCCTGACAAGGCCTTGGATTATTACCTCAAATTGGCCTGGCAGTACCCCGGTGAGAACATCTGGGCGCTGACCGCCATGTACCGCGCGTCCCTGATCTACGAAAAGCGGGGCAAGTACGAGACCGCCAAGAGGCTGCTCACCACCGTGGTCCGCAACGCCGCTCGCAAGGAGCAGAAAGAGGCTGCCCAGGCGCGCATCGAAGCCATCAACAACAAGATGGGCAAGCCCGAAGCCGGCGCGGAGGACGCGCTGGTCTATCCCTTCTAG
- a CDS encoding AzlC family ABC transporter permease — translation MTLESARMGAWRTLPVAISVFAYGMVYGLLTREAGLTMLESVLSSGLIFAGSAQFVALDMWTHPLPVAALILTVCVVNLRHVLMSASLTPWMQGLPPRATLPLLFLLVDESWAMTYGAAQRGKADLGFLLGSGLLLWVTWMSATITGRLLGSAIPDPQAFGLDFAFTAVFLSLLAGLWRGKGDIPPWLVATATALIVNHFVPGKWYIVAGGLAGSLTGLRGGNADR, via the coding sequence TTGACCCTCGAATCCGCCCGCATGGGTGCCTGGCGCACCCTGCCGGTGGCGATCAGCGTCTTTGCCTATGGCATGGTCTACGGTCTGCTGACCCGTGAGGCGGGCCTGACCATGCTGGAGTCCGTGCTTTCCAGCGGCCTGATCTTCGCCGGCTCCGCCCAGTTCGTGGCCCTGGACATGTGGACCCACCCCCTGCCCGTTGCCGCGCTGATTTTGACCGTGTGCGTGGTCAACCTGCGCCACGTGCTCATGAGCGCGTCCCTGACCCCGTGGATGCAGGGCCTCCCCCCGCGCGCCACCCTGCCCCTGCTCTTCCTGCTGGTGGACGAAAGCTGGGCCATGACCTACGGGGCGGCACAGCGGGGCAAGGCGGATCTGGGATTCCTGCTCGGCTCGGGGCTGCTCCTCTGGGTCACCTGGATGAGCGCCACAATCACCGGGCGGCTCCTGGGATCGGCCATTCCCGATCCCCAGGCCTTTGGACTGGATTTCGCCTTTACCGCCGTGTTCCTGTCCCTGCTGGCCGGGCTGTGGCGGGGCAAGGGCGACATCCCCCCCTGGCTGGTGGCCACCGCAACCGCCTTGATCGTCAATCATTTCGTTCCCGGCAAGTGGTACATCGTGGCCGGAGGGCTGGCCGGCAGCCTGACCGGATTGCGAGGCGGCAATGCAGACCGATAG
- a CDS encoding AzlD family protein, translating to MQTDSLIAILGMAAVTYLTRISGPWLVRLVQGNRRVEACLSRLPGSILCSLLAPLVFASGSAEIAASAVTLFVSVKVRQMPVALVAGVASLVLFRHFL from the coding sequence ATGCAGACCGATAGCCTCATCGCCATCCTCGGCATGGCCGCCGTCACCTACCTTACCCGCATCAGCGGTCCGTGGCTGGTGCGGCTGGTCCAGGGCAACCGCCGCGTGGAAGCCTGCCTGTCCAGGCTGCCCGGCAGCATCCTCTGCTCGCTCCTCGCTCCGCTCGTCTTCGCCTCCGGCTCGGCCGAGATCGCGGCCTCGGCCGTGACCCTCTTCGTCTCGGTCAAGGTCCGCCAGATGCCGGTGGCCCTGGTCGCGGGCGTCGCCTCCCTTGTCCTGTTCCGGCATTTTCTGTGA
- a CDS encoding acetyltransferase, with protein sequence MRTETAERTDYEELIEVWERSVRATHDFLAESDIAELRPLILTQYFDAVELRCVRRDGRILGFSGVADGVLEMLFVAPESRNMGVGRALCEHAVKRQSVTRVDVNEQNPQALGFYERMGFAVTGRSPVDGQGRPFPLLHMSLS encoded by the coding sequence ATGCGAACGGAAACTGCGGAAAGAACGGATTACGAAGAGCTCATCGAAGTATGGGAACGGTCGGTGCGCGCGACCCACGATTTTCTTGCGGAATCGGACATAGCCGAACTGCGTCCGCTGATCCTGACCCAATATTTCGACGCGGTTGAGCTGCGCTGCGTGCGCAGGGACGGCAGGATCCTCGGCTTTTCCGGCGTGGCCGACGGCGTGTTGGAAATGCTCTTCGTGGCCCCGGAGAGCCGGAACATGGGCGTGGGACGCGCCCTTTGCGAACACGCCGTGAAACGCCAGTCCGTCACCCGGGTGGATGTGAACGAGCAGAACCCGCAGGCCCTGGGATTCTACGAACGCATGGGATTCGCCGTGACCGGCCGTTCCCCGGTGGACGGCCAGGGCAGGCCGTTCCCCCTGCTCCACATGTCGCTGTCCTGA
- a CDS encoding response regulator, translating into MTAITVFNGLFCDAGPVLKHILDITGFRLVTDQEIIADAASLSGLDEKSMARAVFYGAAKGDSGLDREQVIGWLRFAMARKLSQEKNAVFSGFMALLPPPEIDNILRVCLISGMNDRLWIADRDKGYPEEEAKEIILADDMARCEWVMSVTECNDPWSPDLYDLVIPVGAVGIEQSARMVVEQLAAGVVQDSEATGVRLEDFLRNSEVEAALAGLGHHVSVSGTDGALTLTFESHERTLATVTRNVLDSVLEMDGVESAEIGLGANYCAFDVLGREGQPVLPRKSGPEKILSARDHALAGSVRAALAAQGHDIEVHCRGGAVSLAVNSHRKMLESVSRSLGEFVSAYPGVEGVEFGVGRMYHRPDGYGRVRRERAAVLLAADDRKFEPTLSNRLRNRANIGAYAVSDGKSMLKKVKEIKPDVMVLDAKRVRDADLLRRVRKSHPETEVLVISGVRSEMDRDAFMDSGAFAYLPKPVNTAALHQAIRAAREKSRSRMYA; encoded by the coding sequence ATGACTGCCATTACCGTGTTCAACGGCCTGTTCTGCGATGCCGGTCCTGTATTGAAACATATTCTGGATATTACAGGATTCCGGCTGGTTACCGACCAGGAGATCATAGCCGACGCGGCCAGTCTGTCGGGATTGGACGAAAAGTCCATGGCCCGGGCGGTTTTTTACGGCGCGGCAAAGGGCGATTCCGGCCTGGATCGGGAGCAGGTGATCGGCTGGTTGCGTTTTGCCATGGCCAGAAAGCTCTCCCAGGAGAAGAACGCCGTGTTTTCGGGGTTCATGGCCCTGCTGCCTCCCCCGGAGATAGACAATATCCTGCGGGTGTGCCTGATCAGCGGAATGAACGACCGGCTTTGGATTGCGGACCGCGACAAGGGGTATCCGGAGGAGGAGGCCAAGGAGATCATCCTGGCCGACGACATGGCCCGTTGTGAATGGGTTATGAGTGTTACGGAATGCAACGATCCGTGGTCTCCCGACCTCTATGACCTGGTCATCCCGGTGGGAGCGGTGGGCATCGAGCAGAGCGCGCGCATGGTTGTGGAGCAGTTGGCCGCCGGCGTGGTCCAGGATTCCGAGGCCACGGGTGTCCGTCTGGAGGATTTTCTGCGCAATTCAGAGGTCGAGGCGGCCCTGGCCGGGCTCGGCCACCACGTTTCCGTGTCCGGCACGGACGGTGCGCTGACCCTGACCTTCGAGAGCCACGAACGGACCCTGGCCACGGTCACCCGGAACGTGCTCGATTCCGTGTTGGAGATGGACGGAGTGGAGTCGGCCGAGATCGGCCTGGGCGCCAACTACTGCGCCTTCGACGTCCTGGGCCGTGAAGGCCAGCCGGTCCTGCCCCGAAAGAGCGGCCCGGAGAAGATCTTGTCCGCCCGGGACCACGCCCTGGCCGGGAGCGTCCGCGCCGCCCTGGCCGCCCAGGGCCACGACATCGAGGTCCATTGCAGGGGAGGGGCCGTGTCCCTTGCCGTGAACAGCCATCGGAAGATGCTGGAAAGCGTGTCCAGGTCGCTCGGCGAGTTCGTGTCCGCCTATCCCGGAGTGGAAGGCGTGGAATTCGGAGTGGGGCGGATGTACCACCGTCCCGACGGGTATGGGCGGGTGCGCCGCGAACGTGCCGCCGTACTGCTGGCCGCCGACGACCGGAAATTCGAGCCGACCCTGTCCAACCGGTTGCGCAACCGGGCGAACATCGGGGCCTATGCCGTGTCCGACGGCAAGTCGATGTTGAAGAAGGTCAAGGAAATCAAGCCGGATGTGATGGTTCTTGACGCCAAGCGCGTCAGGGACGCGGACCTGCTGCGGCGGGTGCGCAAGTCCCACCCGGAGACCGAGGTCCTGGTCATCTCCGGGGTCCGTTCGGAGATGGACCGCGATGCGTTCATGGATTCCGGGGCGTTCGCCTACCTGCCCAAGCCGGTCAACACCGCGGCGCTGCACCAGGCGATCCGCGCCGCCAGGGAGAAGAGCCGCTCCCGGATGTACGCCTAG
- a CDS encoding nucleotidyltransferase domain-containing protein, translated as MIEAQSWTADVLVSLRETFGTRLKYFGLQGSYRRGEATEASDIDLVVLLDEISLDDLDAYRAIVRAMPEGDKACGFMCGLEEFAAWPPHELFSFRMDTADLFNRLDDFLPPISREDIRLGAKISAATLLHPLTHSYLYAGDEARPRILNEACKYAFFLLLVCEYLDSGRYCESKQELLARLDSPRRDILLAGMDFSAWRETHEDRETFGMLLDWCRGILLQV; from the coding sequence ATGATCGAAGCGCAAAGCTGGACTGCGGACGTCCTTGTCAGTTTGCGGGAAACCTTTGGAACCCGCTTGAAATATTTCGGATTGCAGGGCAGCTATCGTCGGGGGGAAGCCACCGAGGCCAGCGACATCGACCTGGTGGTCCTGCTGGACGAGATCTCGTTGGACGATCTGGACGCCTACCGCGCCATAGTCCGCGCCATGCCCGAAGGAGACAAGGCGTGCGGCTTCATGTGCGGGCTTGAGGAGTTCGCCGCCTGGCCTCCCCACGAGCTCTTCTCCTTCCGCATGGACACGGCCGACCTTTTCAACCGGCTGGACGATTTCCTGCCGCCCATCAGCCGCGAGGACATCAGGCTCGGAGCCAAGATCAGCGCCGCCACCCTGCTGCACCCCCTGACCCACAGCTACCTGTACGCCGGAGACGAGGCCAGACCGAGAATTCTCAACGAAGCCTGCAAGTACGCCTTTTTCCTCCTGCTGGTATGCGAATACCTGGACTCGGGCCGGTATTGCGAAAGCAAACAAGAGCTGCTCGCGCGCCTGGACTCTCCCCGGCGCGATATCCTCCTCGCGGGCATGGACTTTTCCGCCTGGCGCGAGACTCACGAGGACCGCGAAACCTTTGGAATGCTCCTAGACTGGTGCCGAGGCATACTGCTTCAGGTTTAA
- the secG gene encoding preprotein translocase subunit SecG yields the protein METLVIVIHVLACIFLIGAVMLQSGHEGMGVIFGGGSSTMFGSTGAGGILVKVTAGLATVFLLTSLGYNILTGNKVTDQESIMLQQANPAAQTTAPAEPAKPGITFKDTGDDAKSE from the coding sequence GTGGAAACCTTAGTGATTGTCATTCATGTTTTGGCTTGCATCTTTTTGATCGGCGCAGTAATGCTGCAGTCCGGTCATGAGGGGATGGGAGTCATCTTCGGCGGCGGTAGCAGCACGATGTTCGGCTCCACCGGCGCGGGCGGTATCCTGGTCAAGGTAACCGCTGGACTCGCAACGGTTTTCCTGCTCACTTCCCTTGGATACAATATCCTGACCGGGAACAAGGTTACGGACCAGGAGTCGATTATGCTGCAGCAGGCGAACCCCGCCGCGCAGACCACGGCTCCCGCCGAACCGGCCAAGCCGGGTATCACCTTCAAGGATACCGGGGACGACGCCAAGAGCGAATAG
- the tpiA gene encoding triose-phosphate isomerase, with amino-acid sequence MKKLMAANWKMYKTWAEAESTARELVGLAADKLPADREVLVFPPFTALKAVGDAFAPVDGFSAGGQDFYTEEEGAFTGEISPKMLADAGASYGLTGHSERRHVLGESDELVGRKTAYGLEKGLKVILCVGEKIEERKGGKVEEVLERQIRAGLRDVPVGVEPDRISVAYEPVWAIGTGEVAGPAEIQQAHGFTRKILVSIYGEKANEMRILYGGSVKPGNCAEIIALDNVDGVLVGGASLLSESFSQIVLA; translated from the coding sequence ATGAAGAAGCTCATGGCGGCCAATTGGAAGATGTACAAGACCTGGGCCGAGGCCGAATCGACCGCCAGGGAACTGGTCGGACTGGCCGCGGACAAGCTCCCGGCGGACAGGGAGGTCCTCGTCTTTCCCCCGTTCACCGCACTCAAGGCCGTGGGGGACGCCTTTGCCCCGGTTGACGGCTTCTCCGCCGGAGGGCAGGACTTCTATACGGAAGAAGAAGGCGCCTTCACCGGCGAGATATCCCCGAAGATGCTCGCCGACGCAGGGGCGTCCTATGGGCTGACAGGCCATTCCGAACGCCGCCACGTGCTCGGCGAGAGTGACGAGTTGGTGGGACGCAAGACCGCCTACGGCCTGGAAAAGGGCCTCAAGGTCATTCTCTGCGTGGGCGAGAAGATCGAGGAGCGCAAGGGCGGCAAGGTCGAGGAGGTCCTGGAGCGCCAGATCAGGGCCGGACTGCGCGACGTTCCCGTGGGCGTGGAGCCGGACCGGATCAGCGTGGCCTACGAGCCTGTCTGGGCCATCGGCACCGGCGAGGTGGCCGGTCCTGCGGAAATCCAGCAGGCTCACGGTTTCACCCGGAAAATTCTCGTTTCAATTTATGGAGAAAAAGCCAATGAAATGAGAATCTTATATGGCGGCAGCGTCAAACCGGGCAACTGCGCGGAAATTATTGCGCTTGACAATGTCGACGGAGTATTGGTAGGAGGCGCGAGCTTGCTGAGCGAAAGCTTTTCTCAGATCGTACTGGCCTGA